The Gossypium hirsutum isolate 1008001.06 chromosome A13, Gossypium_hirsutum_v2.1, whole genome shotgun sequence nucleotide sequence GGAGAAAAAATTTGGAGAAACAGTAAGGGAAAAAGGTCTTCATAATTTTTAAACAGCTCAAAGTTTGATGGTTACCAATTTGGAAAACCCCAAAATTTGTTGTTTATATTTACCCTTATTATtacataatatttaatttttatggaatATTGTCACAAAATTGATAAAAGTATTATTGAGGTCTTGTATTATAAGTAAGATTGTATTTTGTTTAATTATACACTAAACCAAAGAGAAAACTAGATATTTTAGTTGaaattttcatcaatttctaCCATTAAAATGTGGCATGACTAATAAAATCTCCAAAAATTTACACAGAACTTGCCACATATATATCATGCCGACATACATGaatcagtttttaacaatagaaataaataaaaactttaatagaacaattaatttactatataatcaaacatttaaaaaaactgttatatttatttttttaataaagaaaacaaaatacttcaatttttaatataattttcatcACAAAATTCCATCTTCAACTCATAGCATAATATGAATTGGAAGGTGGGTGTTAAAAAGTGGGTTATTCTTTATTTGGATAAACTAAGGAAGGAAAAGGCCAAAAAAACCAAGTGGGACCAATGGAACAAGTAATAATATGACATTAAGATGGAAACAGAGTTAGCATCTGAATAATTGAAGTATTAGTTGAAGATATCCCACATGTTTGGTTCCTCTTAGCTAAATGTTGATACCCCATGTGGTCCATTTGCCACCCTAACATTTCACAATTTAGGGCAAGCAGGTCGCATATGTGCccccaaattttgaaaagaaaatagattGTACTAATCAATGAAGAATGTGATGAAATAGAAATAGGAATaggaaaaaaaaatcagattttttttattcaaagatTTATTATTGAGTTAATAATTTTAAAGCAGATTTGaatgtttttgtatatattttttgataggatacttaaaattatatatgacccttctttaatttttaagttagaagttaaacgattgagtcttaattcgattgaaataaatattattgttaGTGTAGAAGGTCGTAAGTTTAAGTGTACTGAAgtacattatttaatatttatagaaaaattatttacTGTTGTTTCAAAGAAATATTTATATGGCTTCCATGCAAATTTATAAGCAcgtcttttttaattttacaaatatcaCATAAATCAATTTAACCTAAAGTCTTTAACAATTGGTTAAATCAAAATACAGtaacagtaaaaaaaattaaataattttaaataatttaaattttaattcacatATTCATGATATTTTAGCGAtgtcttataaaaataattttaaggacctaataatttatataaaaataaaaaggaatggATGTATTTTGGCGAAAAGAATATAAAGAAGTTAAAAAATGAGTAGGAAAGCTGGCATCATTTCCCAAGCTCCACACTAAACAACAAAgctcaaatatatgtatatttaaatattGAAGAGACAGATAGTCACTAAGAGACAAATTAGATCATATATTAGATAAGAGGTGTAACATGAGTATCACCAAAGACTGGAAAATGAAATCACGATTTCAAATCCAGCGCGTGAAGTCCAAAACTCATTGCCCATAGCCAGAGTGAGTGTGTAGTCACAGTCTCAAAACTCATCAACAGGGAAAAACAGAGATTCCATATCTTTCGGATCATCAAATCCAAAATCCATGCGTATGAAAGAAAAATGGGTACTATTTACGTCTAAGTTACAAAAAACAAAATgtgggattaaattaaaatctcaaaaaaaaaaaaggctacgTTTTGTTTCTGATGCCGCTGTTATTACATTGACGCGCTTTGCTGTTGTTGTTTGCTCCATTTGCAGTCTTTTGTGGGGAAGATGAGAACAAGTTTCCGAATCCAAAAACGTAGCCTGATTTTGAAGATCCTCGTAATGAACACACGGGGACGTTAAGTACTGGTGTGATCCTTACGTTAGCTGAATATGACCTTTCCATCCCTCTTTGTTTAAACCTGGGACCACCATTGAAACTACTTGGACTGCTTGAACTTCTCTCCAGGCTTTGAAACACTATTTTCCCTGACGAGTTCATTCTTGGACTATCTACTGATACTCCCCGGCTTGTCGTTGCATCCCTCCGGCTCCTCCTCCGTCCTGTTCGATCCCCACCGGTAGTTTCACTCCCTCTCGGTTTAACCATCCTCATCCTGGGTCTGGAAGGAGCGAAAGGGTTGGGGCTGGGCTTATCGGAATCAAGGGACAGCCTTGGGAGATCTTCGTGTTCGTGTTCATGTTCGTGgcttgatgttgaagaagaaaggGATAACCTTGATGAAGATATGGAAAAGGACTCGCTGTCTGAGTCTTTTAACAGTGGAAGGTTTAATGAAGATGAAGACTTTGAGCTTCTATGGAGGAAATGTTTGAGAGATTTGGAGCATTGTGGCTCTGGTTTATGGGGCTGGTTAGTGTTTTGGGACAATTTTTTAAGACCCAGAAGTTCCCTCCACCTGCTGGAACACCTTGGAGCTCTGGGAGAAAACAAGTAAGGATCCATGTCCATTCCACGGCGAGGCTTGGAAGTTTCCGGCGACTTGATCTCAGACGAAGGATGATGTTGTTGTTTAAGTGATGAGAAATGTAAAGGCAGGAGCTTACCATTAGAGAAAAGCTCATCAGCTGGAAGCATATTAGTGACTGGATCTTGAAGCCTGAACTCAAAGTCACCAGCCGGTGGTGTCTCTTGGAGCTCTGGTTCAACAGGATCTGTCGGAACCGACTTAGGTAGCTCCTTTTCTCGGCTCAACGACATCCTACGACTCAGCCAACCATATGGTTGGAAACTTTCCGGCGAGATACCCATGTTGTTAACACAAGCTGAAGCCatcaaaccaaaaaataaaaaataataaaaaaacccagttgaaaaaggaaaatttacaTTAAATTCACCGCTGGGGTTTAGATCTCAAATGGAGGGAGGGGTATTAGCTCTGTTTTTGGGCTTGGTTTTGGTTAGGCTTTGTTAGAGTTTGGAGGGTGATAAGAACCTGTTAAAAAAGAGTGAAGAAGGGGGAAAGGGGGGAAATGTAATATATAGGGAGTAAAAAGTTGAAGCTTTTAGGGGGTTTGGGTGGGCTCCAAAAttgtttattataaatttttgacCTTTTGCTTGTTTGGGTGTGTGTCTTTTTGAATGTGATTATGGGAAATGTTTAGGGTTGGTTTTGTTTTTGGTGACATGATGTTTCATCTATTGGTTTTTAGTTCTTGTTATGTCGGGAAGTTTACACTTACAAATTATGATTATGCTTTCTTATCCCATTTTCAATGTATTTTCATGATTGAGGGGAAAAAGGGAAATCTTCTTGCTTGTCAAAAGATGCTGCCAATCACTTTATTTAATGAAATCCTTGTATTTATAtcttaaaccttttttttttactttattaactttaaaattataattcatTTGTTGTTAACATACAACAAACAAACTCTTGTgacttcaaaattaaattaaaagattctGGGGCAAACTTTACGGTGGTCGATTGTGTTATACagcttttaaatatttatttaaaattttcaaaaaattattttgttatatttacTGTACTCTAACTATCAATATTTTTTCTATGATATAAACGATTAATTATGAAATATGTTTCATTTCCAATTTTTAAACTCTCATCTCATAGTTAAAAAATTAAGGTGAATAATAACCACATcacatattattattaaaaattttaaatttgttatgtgatttaattagttatgtgatttaattattttagagGATTaacaagaatttttaaaaatttcacacgcataataaaaaaaaaaataaaaaattacactaACAATCACTCAAGTTTGATACAACTCACAGAACAATTACTCTAATTTCAATTCAGttactcaatttttaaaaaataacaattagtCACTAATGTTATAAAAAAAGAGATAAATTAATCACCCATTAATATTTTCCATCACAGGCTTAACAAGACAGTTGACGTGGCCAGTTAACTTGTTACATTGGACGAGGCAAAGTTGAGTGAATATTTTATTCGTCATTCCTTtcccattttttttaataaacggcccaatatttttatttttgcataaatagccTAAAATGTTTATGCTTCTTGTTCTCCATCCCAACAATCTCGCTTCCCCCACAACTCGTCATCAAGACCAAGCCATCGCCGTCAAGCCCCATCATCAAGCTTCAGCTGGGAAGAAAAGTTTACATCATCATACGCTCACCATCAATTGCCAAACAAATCCTCAAATACCTCAACACTATCTTCGCCAACCGCAACATTCCGGTGGCGGCCATAAACGAAGCCTTCGGCGAACTTGACATTGTGTGGAGATCCAACGGCCCAAAATTGCACAAGCTACGTAAGCTCGTCGTGCTTGAAATCATGAGCGACAAAGGCCTCAATGCCTACTACGAATTTCGCCGATGAAAGATCCGACAAATGGTGAAGAAAAACCATAGGAAAACCGAGGCACCCATTAACCTCAACTAGCAAATATTCTTAACAACGCTGAGCGTTACAATCAGCATGCTATGGGGTGGTTCGCTGAACGGAGAATAAGCAAAGCTTGGGCTTGAAATTAAGGATCGATTAGAGGAATTTGTGGGATTAATGGGAGAACTCGACCTTTCTGACATTTTCTATGCTCAGGCCATTCAATTTAAAACCACCAAGCGTTTTGTCGTGGTTTTATGGGTTTCTCGAAtcaatgatagagcaaggaacgAAGCTATGAGAGAAACCAAAAATGGCGGACAGCAAGGATTTTCCCCAACAATTGTTGGAGCTGGACCATTTTTTGTAGCAATTATAATTACCATATTTTTCCAGTTTCTGAAAcaagaaaggaagaaaaacaTGGATAAAAAACATTATTTAGATTgtatatttttttctcttctccttcttctaCTACCCAACTAGTCATTTAAACAACAGCTAGATGCCAACATGGCCAGTTATGACAAGTTAAATTTCCGTCATGTCTGTAATAAAAAATAGTACGGaaaattcatttgatattttttaaaagttgaatgaCCGAATTGAAAtcagaataattattttatcaattatatcaaaattaagtaactattaatataatttacccataaaaaatttcaaacctTCAAGGGAAAGGTAAGGCCCCCTCTAGCTCCAACAATTGCTCTAAAATAATTTGAGttaaataattaacttttttGGAGGAGCAAAATTGCAATTTTTTCGTTTGAACCactaattctcaaaaatcaaagtgcaattgcatcatttaattaaggAGGCTGCCCCTTGCTTCTGTtggtattttttataataatttacaaattttgatgaaaaatgattaaattaaaaaaactaatcaatacagaaaaactaatttttaatttgttaagtacaaaaattaaatcattttatcaaAGTACAAAAACCAATAAAATATTCAACTTTTATTAAACTAACCTAAATAAACATATAGAGCTTTAATAAATTGTAAGCTAATATGTGAATGTAAATAAATATTGATGATCATATGTTTAATAAAGGGTAAACAAGTGTTTTGACATCATTAAAATAATGGGTTCATTGAAGAGATCGTATTTCAGGGTTGATGAGATGAATGAAAATAATATGCATTGAAAGTAAGTAAATTAACAAAATGGTGAAACCCTTGGAATAAATCCCAACGCCCTTGCTGGTAATATTAAAATCTTGCTCTTCCTACATCATGTTCAAACATGTCATGCAGCCAACATCAAGGGAAAGCAAATCAAAGGTTATATTATAGGGTGCCGATTAAGCCTTTAAGCTTAGAAGCAGCAGCCAAGCCACTGAGAATTGCACCTTCAACATTTGGACTCAAACAGAAATCCCCACAGATTGCCAGTTTCTTCTTCTCACTCCAGACACATTTCTCTTCCTTGGCTATGCTTGTTGCTGGGAAGGCACTTCCCCTGTAAAATATGCCAATTTTTCAATACCTATGCAATGAGAACAAAGTGCTTGCTTTTTGTGTTGATTTTACGCCTTACCATCTATGAGCTTTCATGAAAAATGGCTGCGGAATAGTGAGACCTGTGCCGAGGAACTCTTGAAGCATCTCATTCCCCACTTTCGACAACGTTTCTTTCGAAGGTTTCTCAAGGCCTGATTGAGCAATCACATCCTTGGCATACTCCGTTGTTGAATGCAATACCCATCGTTCACTGTGCATTCCAGAAACAAGCCACGTAAGAATGTGCCGAAAACTAACATTAATAATACAAACTTCAATTGCTTGGCCCAGAAATGGGGTCATTATGCAATATATAAAAACCGTGCCTTGTGGAAGAGCGCCCTGGCTTGCTGCTTTCACAGTGTGCCCGGCTTAAAACCTTAGAATTGGTGAACGACAACCCATTTGCAGGTACCTGAATTGTCAAACAAAAACTACATGTCAAAGACCATATTGGTTAGTTTTGCAGAATAAAATCTCTTTTCTTCCAGTTGGCCAATATCTCACCAAAGACAAAGGTTCATTGAATCCTAGCATTAGAGCAAAACAAGGATCAATGGGAATATCGTGCAGTTTCACTAACTCCGGAGCCAAACTCAAATCTGTATGGAACACAGCAGACGAAGGTGAGGATAATAACTTGTCAATAGCATATTCCATTCTTCTTTGTGTCTCTTTTAcctttaaaatgataaataaatataaaaacagaAAGATTCCCAAACTATATATTTGTTTAatctcataatatatatataatgttttgtTGGGAgtacaattaaataaaattttggaagCTACTTAATGTGAAGGAGAAAACTTCCCTGTCCAATAGATGCAATCATTTCACCCTGAATTACCTCCAAAGATTATGCTTAAATATTCTTTTACCTCCAGCTAGGTAGAGTTGACTTTTGTGATAACCACAGTTATTGCTGAGTTCTTGTATTACCTTCGTGATAATATCTAGTCATGGTTGCATAAAATATTACACATGGTACATGGACCATAAAGGATTAAATAACATGCACAGCTGGATTTGCAACAATGGGTTACTAAAACCTAAACATAAACTTTCATACCAAGAGGGGGCGGTTGTCCTGTTATCGCTGTAAACCTTGGTGAAGCAATGTTTTTGTCTGATGCCACCACTCCCTTAAAATGTCCAAGATGCTGTCCGTCCAAACCTATCAATGACCATAGATTCTCGTGTTCTAACCATTCAAACTTCCCGATGCCCATATTAAACTTACTGTCTACTCCTGAAGAACAGATAAAGTGGAAGCATGGAAGTTTAGGTGTAAGTCCAACCTCAATAAGTAGTTGAAAAACAAAGCAGTCATCTTGCTACACACCAGGCTCGTGGCACAACGCTTTGCAAATGGAATTCATTCCAGGCACACCAACATACttcttgctttctctttcctaaaAGGGAATTAGTTCAGGAAAAAATTATTTGAGAAGAAAGCTTAATGGTGTTTACCATTTCCATTTAAGGATGAACATGACAGATGTAATAAGACTCACAAATTTAGTTTTTCAAGCTATTGAAATTAATGTTAATGAACTATGCTGATTGCAAACAAGgcttacaaaaataattttacttttttttttttcctttcaaacaATTATTATTTGGCATGAAATTATAGACATATATGCCAAAGTCCACAAGACAGAATGGAATAGTTCCCCCTCCTTTTCCTTACTTCCGCAAAGAGAGGAAATTCCAGTGTATCAAACAGAGAACTAAAGCAATAATACCAAACAGTAGAGTTTATTACATATCACCAGTTTTTATTTGTCTAAAAAATGGGCATCtgtgagaatatatatatataaaatataaacatcAGAATCAATACTAGAGCTGGATGTTGACCAACTATGCAACATAAAAAAGAGAACCCCTACAATCATAAACAGCCAGCTGATGAAGGGTTAAATGAAAGAACCCCTACAAGTGAATCAAGCTGAAGAGTGCATGAACATAAAAAAGAACAATATAGCAAGCAAGCACTTACGAAGCAGCTATAGCAAGGATCATTAACGTTTAACAGTATcctattaactttttttttaaaaaaaaaaaaggaagagaagtTCCAAGCTTCTAAGAAATCAACAAAAAAGCATCAATTCAAGCACATAAGCAATTCAAAAACATCTTTCCCTCTCCTCATAAGCAAGTTAAGATATAGTTAAGATAAAACCatgcaaataaacaaataatagtaCCATTAGGTGGAGCAAAAGAAGTGAAGAACAAATAGTATAATAATAGTTACAAGAACCTGGTGTTCAGTGTTGACAAATTTGTTGGTGAAACAATCAAAAGACCCAAAATTCGATTTCCATTCAGCAACAAGGCCTCTTGATTCCCACTCAGTAACAACACTCAACACATCGGGATTTGTCACTGTGAAATAAGGAGCACCATGATCGAATAACAGCTCTCTCCCATCTTCACTTATCTCTCTAAATTCCCAAAGTTACATATTACCAAAAACAACAATAATTCATTAAACTAtgcactttaaaattttatttctgcTTCCCAAAACACCAGCAAATACTAGAATATAAAAAAGGGTAGCCAAAATTCgtcaaagaaaatgaatttttaattaaaaaaatagatggaGAGAAACAAAAAAGGAACCTTCTTTGAGACATGCGGCCCCCAGGACCCCTGGCAGAGTCAAAAAGGATCACTGAAATTCCATTCCTTGCCAAAGTAGCGGCACAAACAGACCCTGAAACTGtgaatttcaagtttttaaagttaacaaaataatgataataataaattaaaaaaagatcagAGGAGTGGGGttctaatttttgtttattaGTGGATGGAGAAAGAGAAAGTGGGATGTTATAGTAGATAGTAAGTATGGCTACTTCCGCTTCCCACCACGGCAACCTTGGCGACAGTGTTTTGCATTCTATCCCGGTAGGTGTCGTAAACGGTGATGCTAATCAATTGGGGCTCGTGTGAGTGTGAATTGAGCCTTCTTTTTTCTTTGAGTAATGATCGGAAAGCGGGGCTGGGGCTTTTTTACTCGGCGTTGCCATGTGAAGCTGCACTGCCTCTTACCGATTTCTGGGTAAACTCCTAAGTTAGTCACCCGACTtttgtaagttttcattttaagcaCCATTCATTAATAATCAAtgctaaattttaataaattttcattttggttaatgatttttttaataattaaatttagttatataataagtaatttaaaaaatatatagtatcaaatctaaaaatttaaaatttattttttaggctaacttttctaaaaaataattatactcattTCAGTAAGATTTATTTTAGTATCAAATTTGATATTgtagtataaaattttaatataagtaattttaaaataattaatattcattcgttatttagatataatttttttaaatatgatattattatttttcacataagtataaaaataattttgaaatttcaaatgaaattgattggtatattttaaattttaatatatatttttaactagtttttttttctcaTGTGATATACATGttgattatatgtattaattaagataatataattaagagaataaaaaacacgataataaaaaaatgtgtaatatgaattcatcaaattaaaaataaacaaaaatttacaTTGCAcagatttatttctttaattttgaaatttttgataaaattcttaattttttaatatatagtagatttatacataataaaaatttgaattgaaaataataatagataacTGAATTACTGAACACATAAAAGCATTActtcaatttaatatttgaaaatttagtcataattatttgatttaaaggTAGTTGAAAGACATATTTATCAACATATTTGTTAGCATTTTAATTACAATGTACTTCtatgaatttatgaaatatagattttaattacttatcatttttaagatttataaatttttttttttttggtaaaagaaGCGAGGCTAAGCCACTCTAATGGTTGTAAGATTGTTGGACTTAAATATTCTTACAAGGGCACTAATGTACTATATCTTAATGCCATAAGGGCTGGGGAAGCTATAAAAATTTGAGaagggttgaaattaaattgtatatttttatgataataaaaatataattttattattttaatatcctatacctttataatttttaaatgattaaatcaaaattttatcattttcgagtagatcaaagtgtaattttaccattataaatttaaaattttgaaaattttttattttaatggggGTCGGGCCCTGCCAACCCCTAGATTCACCACTACAGGGATATTAAATAGAcatcttaatataatatttgttgTAAATTTATTAGCAAGATTTAACTATTTTCCAATAAAtagatattataaaattaattatatgtttaaatatatcaAGAGGACGATTATAATGGGGATATTTTCCTCAAATGATTTTTGGTCTCAATTAGTTGGCTATTTTGAGCTAGGTTCTTATCAGATCCGCATAAAAGATtatcttaaaaattatatatatttggctTATGAATGTAAAAAGCccctcaaattaaaaaaaaaatttaagttcctcctctcttttttttgtacTCAATTGAGCAcatgaactttcaaaatgcataaaaaatgccctcaaacttcttcaaaaaaagcaattaagcccctattttttttactcaattggatacttaaactttcaaaatacatcaaaaagaccctcaaattttttaaaaaaagtaattaagccctGCTcttattaaaattagaaaaaattataaaaataataaattttagaaaaattattaaattttaataaaaagaaaaaaattaaaaattatatttttttataaaaatcgtaaaaaaaattagtgtggcggaaaatgacaaaataaaataaaattttaaaaaaagtcatagaaaaattataaaattcttcttttggtacttaatttttataaaaaaatttaagaaatttatatatctttacattttgtataattttcttatgactttataaaattttataatttttttaaaaatttctatatattttataattttttatgatttttataaaattttacaattttttaattttttaattttacaattttttaatttttaataatattttaattaaaatttaataatatttatatcttttattgattttaagtttttatatattttaataatttttaataaaagcacgggcttaattgctttttttgaaaaaaatttgagtgtcttttttatgcattttaaaaattcaagtatttaattgagtacaaaaaaaagggcttaattgcttttttgaaaaggtttgagggcctttttgatgcattttgaaagttcaattacttaaatgagtgcaaaaaaaaaacataggcttaattgttttttttttaaaaaaaaattgagagctTTTTGCATCCTTAAGcctatatatttacatatgaatgTACAAAAATACAACGGTGTTCAACAACAAACATTAGTGGTTGCTTCCTCAAATCATGCAAAACTATTTGCACTACATGAGGCTAGTTTGAAGTGTTTGGTTAAGACTAATGACCCAACATATCATAAAGCTATGTAAGGTACTaactattttatataaaaataatacaaacttGTATAGCTCAATTAGTAGGATATACATCAAAGGAAATATAACGAATCATATTTTcaccaaaattaatttttactcATCATCTTTAAAATAAATGTGAGATAAAAGTTCAACAAAATGGCTAGTGATAATTTAGTAGATCTGTTTATCCATATATTACCAATTGCAAAATTTGAAAGACATTTATAGAAAATTAGAATTCATCAATTTAAAGATGTTAAGTGACATTGTCATCCTTAGGGGAGTCTAAGGATGGATTTATATAGGTGATTGAGTGCACTAAAA carries:
- the LOC107912941 gene encoding renalase isoform X4, whose product is MSQRREISEDGRELLFDHGAPYFTVTNPDVLSVVTEWESRGLVAEWKSNFGSFDCFTNKFVNTEHQERESKKYVGVPGMNSICKALCHEPGVDSKFNMGIGKFEWLEHENLWSLIGLDGQHLGHFKGVVASDKNIASPRFTAITGQPPPLDIITKVIQELSNNCGYHKSQLYLAGDLSLAPELVKLHDIPIDPCFALMLGFNEPLSLVPANGLSFTNSKVLSRAHCESSKPGRSSTSERWVLHSTTEYAKDVIAQSGLEKPSKETLSKVGNEMLQEFLGTGLTIPQPFFMKAHRWGSAFPATSIAKEEKCVWSEKKKLAICGDFCLSPNVEGAILSGLAAASKLKGLIGTL
- the LOC107912941 gene encoding renalase isoform X3, with product MQNTVAKVAVVGSGISGSVCAATLARNGISVILFDSARGPGGRMSQRREISEDGRELLFDHGAPYFTVTNPDVLSVVTEWESRGLVAEWKSNFGSFDCFTNKFVNTEHQERESKKYVGVPGMNSICKALCHEPGVDSKFNMGIGKFEWLEHENLWSLIGLDGQHLGHFKGVVASDKNIASPRFTAITGQPPPLDIITKVIQELSNNCGYHKSQLYLAGDLSLAPELVKLHDIPIDPCFALMLGFNEPLSLVPANGLSFTNSKVLSRAHCESSKPGRSSTSERWVLHSTTEYAKDVIAQSGLEKPSKETLSKVGNEMLQEFLGTGLTIPQPFFMKAHRCLQGKCLPSNKHSQGREMCLE
- the LOC107912940 gene encoding uncharacterized protein; the protein is MASACVNNMGISPESFQPYGWLSRRMSLSREKELPKSVPTDPVEPELQETPPAGDFEFRLQDPVTNMLPADELFSNGKLLPLHFSSLKQQHHPSSEIKSPETSKPRRGMDMDPYLFSPRAPRCSSRWRELLGLKKLSQNTNQPHKPEPQCSKSLKHFLHRSSKSSSSLNLPLLKDSDSESFSISSSRLSLSSSTSSHEHEHEHEDLPRLSLDSDKPSPNPFAPSRPRMRMVKPRGSETTGGDRTGRRRSRRDATTSRGVSVDSPRMNSSGKIVFQSLERSSSSPSSFNGGPRFKQRGMERSYSANVRITPVLNVPVCSLRGSSKSGYVFGFGNLFSSSPQKTANGANNNSKARQCNNSGIRNKT
- the LOC107912941 gene encoding renalase isoform X2, with the translated sequence MQNTVAKVAVVGSGISGSVCAATLARNGISVILFDSARGPGGRMSQRREISEDGRELLFDHGAPYFTVTNPDVLSVVTEWESRGLVAEWKSNFGSFDCFTNKFVNTEHQERESKKYVGVPGMNSICKALCHEPGVDSKFNMGIGKFEWLEHENLWSLIGLDGQHLGHFKGVVASDKNIASPRFTAITGQPPPLDLSLAPELVKLHDIPIDPCFALMLGFNEPLSLVPANGLSFTNSKVLSRAHCESSKPGRSSTSERWVLHSTTEYAKDVIAQSGLEKPSKETLSKVGNEMLQEFLGTGLTIPQPFFMKAHRWGSAFPATSIAKEEKCVWSEKKKLAICGDFCLSPNVEGAILSGLAAASKLKGLIGTL
- the LOC107912941 gene encoding renalase isoform X1 gives rise to the protein MQNTVAKVAVVGSGISGSVCAATLARNGISVILFDSARGPGGRMSQRREISEDGRELLFDHGAPYFTVTNPDVLSVVTEWESRGLVAEWKSNFGSFDCFTNKFVNTEHQERESKKYVGVPGMNSICKALCHEPGVDSKFNMGIGKFEWLEHENLWSLIGLDGQHLGHFKGVVASDKNIASPRFTAITGQPPPLDIITKVIQELSNNCGYHKSQLYLAGDLSLAPELVKLHDIPIDPCFALMLGFNEPLSLVPANGLSFTNSKVLSRAHCESSKPGRSSTSERWVLHSTTEYAKDVIAQSGLEKPSKETLSKVGNEMLQEFLGTGLTIPQPFFMKAHRWGSAFPATSIAKEEKCVWSEKKKLAICGDFCLSPNVEGAILSGLAAASKLKGLIGTL